In Leptidea sinapis chromosome 18, ilLepSina1.1, whole genome shotgun sequence, a genomic segment contains:
- the LOC126969396 gene encoding facilitated trehalose transporter Tret1-like has translation MTAKTRSHWKEYGTALCATLITATAGTCYGWPSPTLPYLQSSHSQIPTSPSEGSWIVSIMILCSAITPIPSAYLADRFGRKTTLLLGAIPFILGWVLVIVAKSVAVLYVARMFSGLGYGIVYTVAPMYTGEIATNEVRGALSTLITLMNKVGILAQYCIGPYVGMRTLAAINLILPISFVVTFIFLPESPYYYLKFERSERAERSLRNLRSGDIRLELKNIEINVQEDMKNRGSWCDLISEATNRKALWITLGVFTIQQLCGSAAVVAYAQVIFAVTESHIESHHESIMLGCVQVATCCLSVLLVDRLGRKPLLLLSALGVGLMNGTIGTYFYFYLNDKASVGHLYWLPITAILIYIVCYAVGLSTVPYVIIGEMFPTNVKLYASCVAHIYTGISMFAVQKLFQVVKDAWGIYTVFWGFCVFSLLGLVFMLAVLPETKGKSFACIQAQLKRDVARDNASKLMTVEY, from the exons CGACACTCATCACCGCTACAGCTGGCACCTGCTACGGGTGGCCATCACCAACACTCCCCTATCTACAATCATCACACAGCCAAATACCAACATCACCCAGTGAGGGATCATGGATAGTATCAATAATGATCCTTTGCTCAGCGATTACTCCGATCCCGTCCGCATACTTGGCTGATAGATTTGGGAGGAAGACCACACTTCTTCTCGGCGCAATACCGTTCATCTTGGGTTGGGTGCTGGTGATAGTGGCCAAGTCTGTAGCTGTGCTATACGTGGCCAGGATGTTCTCTGGACTTGGATACGGGATAGTGTATACAGTGGCACCGATGTACACGGGGGAGATCGCTACCAATGAAGTCCGAGGCGCCCTTTCAACCTTAATAACTTTAATGAATAAG GTCGGAATTCTTGCCCAATACTGCATCGGACCGTACGTCGGAATGCGAACCCTGGCAGCCATCAATTTGATTCTTCCCATAAGCTTCGTCGTTACTTTCATCTTCCTACCAGAATCGCCTTATTACTACTTGAAATTTGAACGGAGCGAAAGAGCCGAGCGTTCCCTTAGAAACTTACGCAGTGGAGATATAAGACTAGAActgaaaaatatagaaataaatgtCCAAGAGGACATGAAGAATAGAGGGTCGTGGTGCGATTTAATCTCAGAAGCAACCAATAGGAAGGCACTATGGATAACTTTGGGAGTGTTCACGATACAACAACTTTGTGGCAGCGCTGCCGTGGTTGCGTATGCGCAAGTTATATTCGCAGTAACTGAAAGCCACATCGAATCGCACCACGAATCTATAATGCTTGGTTGCGTGCAAGTTGCCACGTGCTGCCTTTCTGTACTTCTTGTGGACCGCCTAGGAAGAAAGCCTTTGCTTTTGCTCTCTGCTTTAGGCGTAGGATTGATGAACGGCACTATAGGAACATATTTCTACTTCTACTTGAACGATAAAGCATCTGTGGGACATCTCTATTGGCTGCCAATTACGGCAATTCTTATTTACATCGTTTGCTACGCCGTCGGGCTATCGACCGTGCCTTACGTGATCATTGGAGAGATGTTCCCGACCAATGTCAAGCTGTACGCATCCTGTGTCGCTCATATTTACACCGGAATCTCTATGTTCGCTGTACAAAAACTCTTTCAG GTTGTAAAAGATGCCTGGGGTATCTACACAGTATTCTGGGGCTTCTGCGTATTCTCGCTCCTTGGCCTCGTATTCATGCTCGCTGTCCTTCCCGAGACCAAGGGGAAGTCCTTCGCCTGCATACAAGCACAACTGAAGAGAGACGTCGCTCGCGACAACGCAAGCAAACTAATGACTGTCGAGTATTAA